Genomic DNA from Pseudomonas fluorescens:
ATCTGGAGGACTGGATGGAGCGGCTGGGCCTGGACGCGGTGATCTTCCCGACTGTCGCCGACGTCGGGCCGGCGGATGCGGACGTCAACCCGACATCTGCCGATATCGCCTGGAGCAATGGGGTCTGGGTCGCCAACGGCAACCTTGCCATCCGCCATCTGGGCGTGCCTACGGTCACCGTGCCGATGGGCATCATGGCGGATATCGGCATGCCCGTCGGGCTGACGTTCGCTGGCCGCGCCTATGACGATTCGACGTTATTGCGACTGGCTTCGGCGTTCGAATCGATCGGTTCAAAACGCCTGATCCCGCCGCGGACGCCGCCGCTGTCGGCTTGATCGTCTAGCGGGCTCGGTCTTGTCTTGGGGCTGCTGCGCAGCCCAGCGGGAGCAAGCTCCCTCGCCACAAAAAGCAGCGTTCGACTTGATTTTTGAGTACGGGCGCAACCCCGTGGCGAGGGAGCTTGCTCCCGCTGGGCTGCGCAGCAGTCCCTAGACCGCTTCTACAGCCGGAAATACTGTTGCATCGCACGGGAAAGCAGGTTCACGGCCTCATCGCCGTGTGACGCCTGGGCTCGCATGAACACCACCTCGTGCTCCTTGATGACCGGAAGGCCTTCGAGGATCTGCATGGCATCTGTTACGCGCGCGCGGTCTATCAGGCTGACCGCCAACCCCGCTTCCACACACGCCTTGACGGCCTGGTTGGAGGGGCTTTCCAGAACGACTCGGGTCCTGCGGCCGCTTTGCCTGAGGGCCTCCATCATCGCTTGCCGATAAGGGCATTGCGCCGCATGCACCGCCAACGGCAGTGGCGCCATCGGGGCCATCGTCGTGTGGACCGGACCAACCCAGACCGGCGTGGTGGAAACCAGCACTTGCCCTCCAGCACTGGCCTGCCCCTTCGGCTGCACAACGACCGCTGCCTGGAGCTGGCCGCGCTGCACCAGGTCACGTAACGCGTAACTTGGCGCGGTCTTGAGTTCCAGCACCACGTTGGGCCACGCGGCGGCGAAGGCCGGGAGGATGTCGCGGATGACATGCTCGGCGTATTCATCCGGCACCCCCAACGTAATGCGTCCCGCCAGCCGGGCTCCGTGCAGATCGGCCAGCACCCGGTCATGGGTGCTCAGCAGTTCCGTCGTCGCCACGAGCAGACGCTTGCCCAACGCGGTGAGGGATACCGATTGATTGTCCCGGTTGAGCAAACGCCCGCCAGCGACCGCCTCCAGGCGCTGAATATGCACGCTGACCGCCGCCGGGCTTTTGTGCAGTTGTTCTGCCGCCGCACTGAATTTGCCGATTCGCGCCACCGCATGAAAGGTACGGATCAAGTCGATATCGAGTATGGCCGTCATGATTCAATCTTCGTGAAGTACTGATGCATTACATTTTGATTTATTAGATTACGTCGGTTTCGTAGCCTGTGGTCATGAACCCGACTAAATCGATGAGCTGCCCTTCACTGCCCAAGCCCGACTGGCACTGGCTGATTCCATTGCCACTGCTCGAAGCCGCGTTGCTGCTGACGTGGAGCTCCGGCTTCGTTGGCGCGCGTTTTTCCATTGATTACGCGCCAGCATTGCTGGTGGTGTTCTGGCGTTGCGTCGTGGTCACACTCGTCCTGTTGCCCTTCGTCGCCAGAGCGCTGCGCCGAACCTCGCCCGTCGTGCTGTTGAAAAATGCCGGCATCGGCCTGCTGGCGATGGCGGGCTACCTGGCCGGTATCACCCAAGGCATTGCGCTGGGTGTGCCGGCGGGCCTGGCCGCACTAGTCGCTGATCTGCTGCCGATGGGCCTGGCGCTGTTGGCTGCGAGCGTACTCAAGCAACGACTGGCCTGGCAGGTCTGGGCCGGCCTACTTATCGGCCTGCTCGGCGTCATGCTGGTGACCCAAGGCGCGCTGGCGTGGGGCAACGCGCCCTGGTGGGCCTATGGCCTGCCGCTGCTTGGCATGCTCTCGCTCGCCGTCGCGACTCTGTGGCAGAAATACCTACCCTGCGCGCAATCACTGGGCCTGTTGCCTAACCTGTGGCTGCAATGCTGCGTTTCGGGCCTGGCCTTCGCCCTGGTCGAAGCTGCCCATGGCAGCCTCGCCCCGATACCCAGCACCGGCTTTGCACTGAGCGTCTTGTGGACTGCGGGCCTGTCGACGATGGGCGGCTATGGGCTCTACTGGCTGTGTCTGCGCCGCGCGACCGCCACCCGGGTCGCCAGCGTCCTGTACCTCAGCCCGCCCATTACGATGCTCTGGGCCTGGGTCATGTTCGACGAACCGCTTTCATGGCAGATGGTGTCGGGGATGGCGGTGTCCGGGATTGGCATCTGGCTGGTCGTCGGCACCGAAGCCCGGCAGGCCAGGCGTCCGGCGCCTGAGCCGAAGCGCTAACCGCCCGGACTTGGCAGCGGGATGATACCTGTGGCAGCGTAGGCTGGAATTTCAAACAACCCTCACGCCCACAGGCAAAACGGTAGCCATTATGATCTCGCACGTGTTTCTAGGTATCGGCGATTTTGATCGCGCCTTCGTGTTCTATTCAAAAATCATGACCGGGCTGGGCCTGACATTGAAATTTAGCGACGCCCACAAAGGCTGGGCGGGCTGGGTTGCCGAGCATTCACCTCGTCCGATTTTCGTGGTTGGAAAACCCTTTGACGGCAAGATGCACGAACCCGGCAACGGACAAATGGTGGCTCTGCTTGCCCCCAACCGGGAAGCCGTGAGGAACAGCTACGCGACAGCACTGGCACTGGGAGGGACGTGTGAGGGAGAACCCGGCTTGAGACCCCACTACCACCCCGACTATTACGGCGCCTACTTTCGAGATCTCGATGGCAACAAGCTTTGTGTCTGTTGCCATGATTCGGTGTCGACTTAGTCGTGGCACCACAGGCAGAACTTCTAGAGTCGTTGCCCCCGCCCTGCTGCCGTCTGAGCCAAACTGGCCGTCAGCACGTCCAATAAAGCCGCGACCTTGGGAAGCGTCCCACGGTTTTTCTGCCAGGCAAGATTGATCGCCATTCCATCGGTTGCCCACTGCGGCAGCACTTCAACCAACGTCCCCTCATCCAGTTGTCGCTGGACCAACCAGGACGGTAATTGGGCAATACCGCAACCCGCCAATACCGCAATCACCAGGCCCTCGCCATCGCCCACCACCAGCGTTGGCGAGACCTGTTTCCTGAGCGTTTCGCCCCGATGCCCGGCAAAATTCCAGGGGCTGACGTTTCCATCCGGCCAACCATAGGCGATGCACTGGTGATGTTCCAGATCGAGGTCGATCAGGGGCGTGCCATGCCTGGCCAGGTACGCAGGGGACGCACAGAAAATATGCCATTCGCTGCCAAGGTGGCGATGCCCCCACGTGGCCGGCCAAATGTCCGCGCCTCCCAAACGGATCACGATGTCCACGCCTTCCTGCACAGGATCGATAAAACCGTCGGAGAAGGAAAGGTGTGGCACCAGTTGCGGGAAGTCCTGCAGGCATCGCAAGACGATAGGCAGCACCTGGGATCGGCCGAAGGCGCCCGGAAGGTCGATCCGAACCCTGCCACGTGGCTCGGTGTTTTCAGCGTGCAGCGACCACTCAGCCTCTTCCAGGTCCGCGAGCACGCCTGTGCAGGTACGAAGAAAGGCGCGTCCTGCATCCGTCAGCGAAACACGTCGAGTCGTACGTTCGAACAGTCGAACCCCAAGTCGGCTCTCCAGGCGAGCAACGCTTTTGCTGATCGCAGAACTGGTCAGGCTCATCCGCTCAGCGGCAGCCTTGAAGCTGCCGGACTCGGCGACACAGACAAATACATCGATCCCCTTCAATCGCTCCGAGGAAAACATGGACATCCTTATTCATGAACTGAATTCAATCAACTGGAGAAAAAGCATCATAAATCAGAACTGGCTTCCTCAGTAAGCTTGGTTGCCGTGTGTCCGTCCGCGCGACAACGCTGCTCCCTATAAACATCTCCGGTCGTATGAGGCAAGGATGCTCGCCACCCTTAAAAACTACCCCGCGTCAGTCAACCTGCTGCTCTCGGCGTCACTCATCCTGACGCTGGCCCGGGCAATCACACTGCCCTACCTGGTCATCTACCTGTCGGGCAACTTTGGATTGAACGTTGCCGACATCGGCCTGGTGATCGGCAGCACATTGATCATCGGTTCCCTGTTGAGCCTCTACGGTGGATTCCTGGTGGACAACGTGTCCAGCTACCGACTCATTCTGGTGTTCAGCGGATTATTCACGGCGGGGTTTCTCGGAACGTTTCTGGCTCGCGATCTCTGGCTGTTCTACAGCTGCCTAGTGCTGATCAACCTGGCTTATGCCGTGATCGATATCGCGGTCAAGGCAGGATTCGGCAGCTTGCTCGCGGTGGCCGAGCGCAGCGAAGCGTTCTCGATCAAATACACGCTGACCAACATCGGCTATGCCGTTGGGCCATTTCTCGGGGCGGGAATAGCCGATCTGGACATCAGCTTGCCATTTTTATTGTCCTGCATGCTCGGTGCCGGGTTCTGCCTGGTCTATTTTGTCTGGGGCGACAGGGACCTGGCAGTCGTCGATGCGAGCCACTGTCGGAGCGAGCTGGCTCGCGAAAGCGCTAAACCCGTGCCTTTCCTGGCCGTGGGCAAGCTTCTGCTGCGCGATTACCGCTTAGTGTGCTTCACCCTCGGCGGCCTGCTCAGCGCAGTGGTCTTCGGCCAGTTCACGGCCTATCTCTCCCAGTACCTGGTGGTCACTACAACAGCGCAGTCCACCTACCGCATCATCAGCGCCCTTGTGACGACCAACGCGCTGATGGTGATCAGCCTGCAATACGTCATTGGCCGAAAAATTTCCCACCGTCATCTGAACCTGTGGCTGGCAGCGGGGCTGAGTCTGTTCATCCTCGGCTTGGCCGGCTTCGCCGTGGCCGATACCCTCCTGCTCTGGGTGATCGCCATGGCGGTGTTCACGGTCGGAGAGATCATCGTCTTCCCCACTGAATACATGTTCATCGACAACATCGCGCCCGACCACCTGCGCGGCATGTACTACGCTGCGCAGAATCTCGGCAACCTCGGCGCCGCCTCCGGGCCGGTGCTGTGTGGCGTCGTATTGGCAACGCAGCCACCTCACTACATCTTCTACATGCTCGCCCTGTTCATTGTTGCCGGTGGTGTGTTTTATTTCCTGGGAACTTGTCGGCTGATCGACTCGCCGGCCAAGACGTAATGCATGGCCTGTGACGATCGGTACGACGATCCAACGTTTCATTGCCTGGCGGCGCATTCCGGACGCCGCTGAGACCCAAGCCGTTACCGAGTTCTTTTGCCACTGAGGTGATCGCTTAGCCGGCGCTTGATAAAACCTTCAGCACCCCCATCACAAAGGCGCCAGCCTTCGCCAGCAACGTGCCCAAGCGCGAGCTGATACTCAAGAAACATCCGCTCGCAGGGCCGGGTGCTCGCGCAGGCGCTCGACGATGTAGTCCACGAAGCTGCGCACGCGCATCGGCGCCTTGCTTCTTTCGCGGTAGACCACATGAACCGGTATCGAGGGCGGTTCATAAGGTTGGAGGACCCGGCGCAAGCGTCCGCTGTTCAGATAGTCGTGCAGTGGATAGTTCAAGCAGCGCATCAACCCAGCCCCATGAGCCGCCGCATCGATGGCCGTTTGCAGCGTGGCGCAGTTGAGCCGCGTGCGTGCCTTGAGACCGCTGGCCGGCTGATGGAAAGGCCACTGGACCCAATCCTGATTGGCCTGTGTGGCGATCAGTCGATGATTGTGCAGATCCTGCGGCACAACCGGTTCACCATGAAGCGCCAGGTAGCCAGGACTGGCGCAGACGAGTGAACGAACGCTGCCGACCGGTCGTGCGATCAATGAGCAGTTGGGCAGGTGCCCCACCAGCACCGCCACATCCAGCCCTTCCTCATGCATGTTCGGAAAACGATCGTGGTAGTGGGCGAATATCCTGATCTCGGGGTACTGATCCATGTAGCCGGCCAGCACCGGGGCCATGACATAGCGGCTGAACAGCAAGGGCAACAGGATCGTCAGGTTGCCTTGGGCCTGGACATGCCAGCCCTTGGCCGATGCCTCGGCCTCGTCAATCGCCCTGAGGATCCGTGAACAGTCAGCCATGAAGCCGATCCCGGCTTCAGTCAGCACGACCCCGCGCGTGCTGCGCAACAGTAACTGCACACCCAGTCGCGCCTCCAACCGAGCGATGGCACGCATCACGGTCGGTCCGGAAACGTTGAGGCGCTGGGCTGCCGAAGCGAGACTGGGGCACTGCGACAGCGCATGGAACATCAGCATTTCATGGTGGCGAGCCATCAGGCGAGGCCTTTTACGACAGGCTTGAGCGTGACGTCGTCCCCCAACCGATCAGCGAGAAAGTCGACGAACGTGCGCACCTTGGCCGGCACTCGATTGCTCTTCTGATACACCACGTGAATCGGCAACGCTGGCGGCTCGAACGCCTTGAGCACCACCTCAAGTTCCCCATCGGCGACCTGCCGGGCTACTTGATAGGACAAGACCCGGGTCACGCCCCAACCCTGGCAGGCGATATTGATCGCCGCCTGATTCGCGGTCACCACCAGGCGTGGATCAAAGCGCAAGCTCAGCGAACTGGCCTCGTCCATGAACTGCCAGTGGCTCAGCAAATGACTGGCCGAAGACATCACGATGTTGGCCTTGCTCAACTCACCAGGATGCGTTGGCCGTCCGTGTCGCTGGAAATAGGCCGGGGCACCACAAATCACCTGGCGCACTTCACCAACCTTGATGGCGTGCTGATTGTTTTCCTGCAAATGACCGATGCGGATCGCCACGTCGATGCCTTCGTCGGCGATGTTCACCACGCGGTCGACCAACAAGGCGTTGAGGTGTACCGAGGGAAATTGATCCAGGTAATCCGTCAGCAAAGGCGCGATGTACAGCTCGCCAAACAGCACCGGAGCGGTGACCGTCAGATACCCGCAGGGGATCGAATAGCTGCCGGCAGCAGCCTCCTCGGCTTCATCGAGCTCACTCAGGATCCGTCGGCAATCTTCCAGGTAGCGTTGCCCCGCTTCGGTCAAGTACACCTTGCGGGTGGTGCGCGACAACAGCTGGGTGCCAATCCGCTCCTCCATCGCCGCAATGGCGCGCGTCACGCTTGGCGGTGAAATACGCAGTCGGCGGGCAGCAGCGGCGAACCCTTCCTCCTCGGCCACCGCCATGAAAACCTGCATTTCCTGAAAGCGATCCATGGGTGGTCCAGTCTTGAGGGCACGTGGCTTGAATGGACTTGCCGGAAGATGCCCCCCGACAAGCACCCGCGGTTTGAATCAGGCTTGCTGCAAGCCCTTGGCGGTACGTTGCATGCCGACGAAATTCGGCAAGGCTTCGATGCTGCCCAGCCAGGCCCGGACATTCGGGTAGTCGGTCAGCGCGACGTTGCCTTCCGGCGCATGGGACACGTAGGTGTACGCGGCCACATCAGCGATGGTTGGTTGCTCACCGGCCAGGAACCGGCTTTGCCCCAACTCCGTCTCCATCACCTTCAACAGGGCATGGGAGCGCTTGATGGCGTCTTCGGCGTCATAGCCGGCGCCGAACACGGTGATCAACCGGGCGTTGGCCGGCCCCTGGTTGATCTGGCCCGCCGCCACCGACAGCCAGCGCTGCACCCGCGCCTGGGCAAGCGAATCACTGGGCAGCCATTGCCCCTTGCCATACTTGGTCGCGAGGTAGACCAGGATCGCGTTCGAGTCGGCCAGGACGGTGCCGTTATCGTCAATCACCGGCACCTGGCCAAAGCTGTTGATGGCGAGAAACTCCGGCGTCTTGTGCTCACCTTTCATCAAGTCCACGAATATCAACTCGGTTGGCAAGCCAAGCAGCGAGAGCATCAGCTCGACACGATGGGCGTGCCCCGACAGCGGGTGGCGATAAAGTTTGATCGCTTTCTCAGACATGACGTACTCCATGTTGTTTTGGGCTCGAAGCGGTGATCGCGTCGATGGCGCTATCCTCTGCTCCTGTCCCGGACAGCGGAATAACCAGCTTCTACAATCCAGCATTTCATCCGGTGAAACAGTCGGACGGTCAGCCTAGTGGCCTGTACGGTTAATTCGAGTACACGAATCAGCCACGCAGGCCACTAGACCTCCAGCACCAACGGCTCGCTCCCCTGGGCCGGTACGGCGCAACAGATCAGCACCTCACCTTCGCCGACCGGTTCGGCCGGCTGGCTCAGGTAATGCACCTGGCCGCGGCTCAAGCGAGTTTTGCAGGTGCCACAGGAACCGCCGCGGCAACTGAATTCCGGGTTAAGGCCGCGCGCTTCGGCCAGCTCCAGCAGCGTCCCACTGCCCGGTTCCCAACGTGCCTCCTTGCCGGAACTGGCGAACAAGACCTTCACCGCTTCATTCGCGGCCGGCACTTGCTCTGGCGCCGGCATGCTCACTTCGAGATCTCGCACAAGCGTCGAGGGCCCGAAGGTTTCCGCGTGGATGCGATCGTCAGGAATGCGCAGTTTGCGCAGCCCGTCGTACAACGCCTGGGTAAAGCTGCCCGGCCCGCACAAATAGAAGTCGTAGTCGTTGAGCGGCAGCAGCTTCTTGAGCAGTTCCACATCGATCCTGCCGGCCAGGTCATAGACCTCAGCGCCCCCTCCATCAGTGGGTGGCTGGCTGACCAGGCGCAGGACCTGTAGCTTGTCGCCGGCACGGGCGGCCAGTTCGTCGATCTCGTCACGGAAAGCCAGGTCGGCCACCGAACGAGCGCTTTGCACCAGCCAGACCGGGCGCATGCGGCTGATGCGTTGGCCCTGGTAAACCACCTCGCGCAACATCGACAACAGCGGCGTGATGCCTACCCCCGCTGCCAGCAAGACCAACGGACGCCGCTCGGTGGCCTGGACGGTGAAATGGCCCTGAGGCGCCCGCGCCTCAATCTCGTGCAGCGCCTGCACCTGATCATGCAGGTGGGAAGACACCGAGCCATCGCGCTTGACGCTGATACGCAAGAAATCATCCGACGGCGCACTGGATACGCTGTAGGTCCGGATCGATGGAGCGTTCTGCCCCTCCAACAAGATCCTCACCGGCAAATGTTGCCCGGCTTCAAACCGGGGCAAACCCAAGCCATCGCTCGCCTGCAGGTAGAACGAGCGAATGTTGTGGCTTTCATCCACCACCCGCGCAACACGCAACGCCCGCCAGCGGCTACGCAGCGCCTCGGCCTGCAAGCGCTCGGCGGCCTGCGCCCAACTGCCGGTCATCATCGAATTGGGCGAGTCGCCTTCGTCCTGGTCCTTCCAGCGCAGCGCAATGGCTGCTGGGCGATACACGATGCGTTGCGGGATAAAGCGCAGCAGCCGCTCGGCGCCCTGGAACGCGCTGATCTCGGGGTCGTCCAACAGCACTTGCGCCGAGCCGCTCATTTGCAGCAGATCGCCTGTCCGGAAATCGACGAACACCAGCCCGGCCCTTGGATTGAGCAGAATGTTGCCCAGCGTGTTGAAAAACAGGTTGCCGGAAAAGTCCGGGATGGTCAGCGATCCGTCTTCATCCATGCGCACAAACCCCGGCTTGCCACCACGGTGGGAAGCATCGACCTGCTGCTCGCCATCGCGTACCACGTAGGTGGCGATATAGAACGAATCGGCCGCCGTCACCAGGCGCCGCACCAGCGGGTCGGACAGGGTCAGTTGACGCGGCGCAACGGCCTGCGCGTCGACAAAGTGGTACTGGCGCAAGTTGATGTAGCGAGGGCAGTTGCCATACGCCTGGCTCACTGAAATCTCGAGCCCCGGGTCGAGCTGACGACGTACGACACCGTTCATGCGGTTGCGTCTGCGGGTGTGCAACTCGATCCCCAGCATCCCGATGGCATCGCCCTCGCCCATGCCCTCCTGGGCCGGGTCGTTCGGCTCAGGTTCGAGTTGGATGTGCAGGGTCTGCGGATCGGGTGAGTTCATGAAGCCCGGTTGTCCCGCGCGCAGGGTCGCCCAGACGTCGCCTTGCCGATCCACCGCCCCCAGCACCACGAAAGGCAGTTGGGCGTAGAACTCCCGATGCTGGTCCGGCATCCAGGTACGCGCCAGTTGCCGTTGACCGACACTGGCCATCATGTCGACTGCCCCGACGGAGCGCTGCAAGGCCAGCTCTCCTTCGTGCCAGGGCGAGTTTTTTGCTTGCAAGGCTTCGTCCATCAGCTACTCCTCGCGCTCGCAGCATGAACGCCTGCGCCAGTGCGCTACGGTTGGGGAATCTCCGCCATCGTTTGCACGGCTGTGCAAGTGGCTGGAGTCATCTTCTGCCCAAAGCGACGGCGCAGGAATACGCACGAACTGCAATCCACCGTTTCATAAAATGGAATGGTGGAAGAACGAGCAATGGCCCCGACGGCGATCACGTCCTGATGCTGGCAAAGTTCTTGGTCAGCTCGAGCAAGGTCGCCCGCAACTCCGGCGGTCGCACGGGCTTGGCCAGGATCGAAATGTTCATGTGCTGCAGCGCATGGCGGATTCTCTCGATTTCATGGCCGGTCATGATCATGGCGGGGACTTCCCAGCCCCGTTGTTCGCGAATCGCGGCGATGCATTCGGAACCGGAGACCTTCGTGCCCAGGTCGAAGTCGGCAATGATGATGTCGCAGTCACTGGTCACGCCCACTCCGTCGCTGTGGGTTTCCACTTCGCACCCCCACTTCTCCAATAGCGCGGATGTCGCCATCAGCACGTTGGCGTCATCCTCTACCAGGCACACCCGCAAGCCTTGCAAACGGCTGTGCGCGGACACCGGCCTGTCTACCATCGCCCTTGGCGCGACCGTTTCCAGCCCCTGAATCATGGCGCGAGTACCCCTGCCGAGCCGGGAGTCCAGTTGGATGTCCAGATTGATCAGGTGGCTGATTCGCTTGACGATGGACAACCCCAGGCCCAGCCCCTCGACGTCTTTGTCACGAACGTGGCGCACCCGATAGAACTCCTTGAACACCTCGGGCAGGTGTTCGGC
This window encodes:
- a CDS encoding LysR family transcriptional regulator, translating into MTAILDIDLIRTFHAVARIGKFSAAAEQLHKSPAAVSVHIQRLEAVAGGRLLNRDNQSVSLTALGKRLLVATTELLSTHDRVLADLHGARLAGRITLGVPDEYAEHVIRDILPAFAAAWPNVVLELKTAPSYALRDLVQRGQLQAAVVVQPKGQASAGGQVLVSTTPVWVGPVHTTMAPMAPLPLAVHAAQCPYRQAMMEALRQSGRRTRVVLESPSNQAVKACVEAGLAVSLIDRARVTDAMQILEGLPVIKEHEVVFMRAQASHGDEAVNLLSRAMQQYFRL
- a CDS encoding DMT family transporter; its protein translation is MNPTKSMSCPSLPKPDWHWLIPLPLLEAALLLTWSSGFVGARFSIDYAPALLVVFWRCVVVTLVLLPFVARALRRTSPVVLLKNAGIGLLAMAGYLAGITQGIALGVPAGLAALVADLLPMGLALLAASVLKQRLAWQVWAGLLIGLLGVMLVTQGALAWGNAPWWAYGLPLLGMLSLAVATLWQKYLPCAQSLGLLPNLWLQCCVSGLAFALVEAAHGSLAPIPSTGFALSVLWTAGLSTMGGYGLYWLCLRRATATRVASVLYLSPPITMLWAWVMFDEPLSWQMVSGMAVSGIGIWLVVGTEARQARRPAPEPKR
- a CDS encoding VOC family protein, which gives rise to MISHVFLGIGDFDRAFVFYSKIMTGLGLTLKFSDAHKGWAGWVAEHSPRPIFVVGKPFDGKMHEPGNGQMVALLAPNREAVRNSYATALALGGTCEGEPGLRPHYHPDYYGAYFRDLDGNKLCVCCHDSVST
- a CDS encoding LysR family transcriptional regulator, whose translation is MFSSERLKGIDVFVCVAESGSFKAAAERMSLTSSAISKSVARLESRLGVRLFERTTRRVSLTDAGRAFLRTCTGVLADLEEAEWSLHAENTEPRGRVRIDLPGAFGRSQVLPIVLRCLQDFPQLVPHLSFSDGFIDPVQEGVDIVIRLGGADIWPATWGHRHLGSEWHIFCASPAYLARHGTPLIDLDLEHHQCIAYGWPDGNVSPWNFAGHRGETLRKQVSPTLVVGDGEGLVIAVLAGCGIAQLPSWLVQRQLDEGTLVEVLPQWATDGMAINLAWQKNRGTLPKVAALLDVLTASLAQTAAGRGQRL
- a CDS encoding MFS transporter; this encodes MLATLKNYPASVNLLLSASLILTLARAITLPYLVIYLSGNFGLNVADIGLVIGSTLIIGSLLSLYGGFLVDNVSSYRLILVFSGLFTAGFLGTFLARDLWLFYSCLVLINLAYAVIDIAVKAGFGSLLAVAERSEAFSIKYTLTNIGYAVGPFLGAGIADLDISLPFLLSCMLGAGFCLVYFVWGDRDLAVVDASHCRSELARESAKPVPFLAVGKLLLRDYRLVCFTLGGLLSAVVFGQFTAYLSQYLVVTTTAQSTYRIISALVTTNALMVISLQYVIGRKISHRHLNLWLAAGLSLFILGLAGFAVADTLLLWVIAMAVFTVGEIIVFPTEYMFIDNIAPDHLRGMYYAAQNLGNLGAASGPVLCGVVLATQPPHYIFYMLALFIVAGGVFYFLGTCRLIDSPAKT
- a CDS encoding LysR family transcriptional regulator, producing MARHHEMLMFHALSQCPSLASAAQRLNVSGPTVMRAIARLEARLGVQLLLRSTRGVVLTEAGIGFMADCSRILRAIDEAEASAKGWHVQAQGNLTILLPLLFSRYVMAPVLAGYMDQYPEIRIFAHYHDRFPNMHEEGLDVAVLVGHLPNCSLIARPVGSVRSLVCASPGYLALHGEPVVPQDLHNHRLIATQANQDWVQWPFHQPASGLKARTRLNCATLQTAIDAAAHGAGLMRCLNYPLHDYLNSGRLRRVLQPYEPPSIPVHVVYRERSKAPMRVRSFVDYIVERLREHPALRADVS
- a CDS encoding LysR family transcriptional regulator, encoding MDRFQEMQVFMAVAEEEGFAAAARRLRISPPSVTRAIAAMEERIGTQLLSRTTRKVYLTEAGQRYLEDCRRILSELDEAEEAAAGSYSIPCGYLTVTAPVLFGELYIAPLLTDYLDQFPSVHLNALLVDRVVNIADEGIDVAIRIGHLQENNQHAIKVGEVRQVICGAPAYFQRHGRPTHPGELSKANIVMSSASHLLSHWQFMDEASSLSLRFDPRLVVTANQAAINIACQGWGVTRVLSYQVARQVADGELEVVLKAFEPPALPIHVVYQKSNRVPAKVRTFVDFLADRLGDDVTLKPVVKGLA
- a CDS encoding glutathione S-transferase family protein; the encoded protein is MSEKAIKLYRHPLSGHAHRVELMLSLLGLPTELIFVDLMKGEHKTPEFLAINSFGQVPVIDDNGTVLADSNAILVYLATKYGKGQWLPSDSLAQARVQRWLSVAAGQINQGPANARLITVFGAGYDAEDAIKRSHALLKVMETELGQSRFLAGEQPTIADVAAYTYVSHAPEGNVALTDYPNVRAWLGSIEALPNFVGMQRTAKGLQQA
- a CDS encoding pyridoxamine 5'-phosphate oxidase family protein, with amino-acid sequence MDEALQAKNSPWHEGELALQRSVGAVDMMASVGQRQLARTWMPDQHREFYAQLPFVVLGAVDRQGDVWATLRAGQPGFMNSPDPQTLHIQLEPEPNDPAQEGMGEGDAIGMLGIELHTRRRNRMNGVVRRQLDPGLEISVSQAYGNCPRYINLRQYHFVDAQAVAPRQLTLSDPLVRRLVTAADSFYIATYVVRDGEQQVDASHRGGKPGFVRMDEDGSLTIPDFSGNLFFNTLGNILLNPRAGLVFVDFRTGDLLQMSGSAQVLLDDPEISAFQGAERLLRFIPQRIVYRPAAIALRWKDQDEGDSPNSMMTGSWAQAAERLQAEALRSRWRALRVARVVDESHNIRSFYLQASDGLGLPRFEAGQHLPVRILLEGQNAPSIRTYSVSSAPSDDFLRISVKRDGSVSSHLHDQVQALHEIEARAPQGHFTVQATERRPLVLLAAGVGITPLLSMLREVVYQGQRISRMRPVWLVQSARSVADLAFRDEIDELAARAGDKLQVLRLVSQPPTDGGGAEVYDLAGRIDVELLKKLLPLNDYDFYLCGPGSFTQALYDGLRKLRIPDDRIHAETFGPSTLVRDLEVSMPAPEQVPAANEAVKVLFASSGKEARWEPGSGTLLELAEARGLNPEFSCRGGSCGTCKTRLSRGQVHYLSQPAEPVGEGEVLICCAVPAQGSEPLVLEV